The proteins below come from a single Cryptococcus gattii WM276 chromosome D, complete sequence genomic window:
- a CDS encoding uncharacterized protein (Similar to TIGR gene model, INSD accession AAW45791.1): MYVTFHPPKQIIMPSGNATDFLPAQVDQAVDLKDIEKGDTEHVEHASVKNEEVDLGFAISEDNSKPRKGLRKLLRRNPSVEFLREVAEANEHELDPVEVKKVERKLFWLFVPALAIDYAFYYIDKTTLFGLKTDLNLHGTDYSNLSSIFYVGWIIWAIPGNLLMGKFPLAKYLSINIFLWGVFLMAQGASQNYGDMVGLRFVSGMFEAVADPCFVALTGMWFTRKQQPTIIGYWYSFNGVGIAFGGLIGYGIGHIGSSLASWRYEFIIIGAACSIWAIIMGIVLPDAPHTAKWLTRREKVIVVSRKRHDYHNVDRRQFKLDQVMETLKDPKTYLYFLLGAFANIPNGATSNFGTLVIKGLKFTTMQTTLLQIPYGAFIALMIYMAIYLNHKTHHLNIRTLLMSCVTVLTVVGFAMMAFTKATASRLIGYYLTGSSNAVFVLALSLVSGNVGGVTKRVLASASIFLGVALGNIVGPYSFLDSEAPVYRTGIIVCMCSRAAEIVVILALRICFVIPNNRRDKKFAEGDERYDPDVQVFDDITDQQNLHFRYVA; the protein is encoded by the exons ATGTATGTCACTTTCCATCCTCCGAAGCAGATTATCATGCCTTCAGGAAACGCTACTGACTTTTTACCTGCACAAGTAGACCAGGCCGTCGACCTTAAGGATATTGAAAAAGGCGACACCGAGCATGTTGAACATGCCTCTGTGAAGAACGAAGAGGTCGACCTGGGCTTCGCTATTAGCGAGGACAACAGCAAGCCCCGTAAAGGTCTGAGAAAGCTTCTGCGAAGAAACCCTTCTGTCGAATTCCTTCGCGAAGTGGCAGAGGCCAACGAGCATGAACTTGACCCTGTTGAAGTGAAGAAG GTTGAGAGAAAACTTTTCTGGCTCTTCGTCCCTGCTCTTGCTATCGATTATGCCTTTTATTATATAGACAAAACCACT CTCTTTGGTCTGAAGACAGACTTGAACTTGCACGGTACCGACTACTCAAATCTTTCTTCAATCTTCTATGTCGGCTGGATCATCTGGGCTATCCCCGGCAACCTTCTCATGGGCAAGTTCCCTCTCGCCAAGTATCTATCTATCAAC ATTTTCTTATGGGGCGTTTTCCTCATGGCTCAAGGTGCTTCACAAAACTATGGTGACATGGTCGGACTTCGTTTCGTCTCTGGAATGTTTGAGGCAGTTGCCGATCCTTGCTTCG TTGCTCTCACCGGCATGTGGTTTACTCGTAAACAACAGCCTACTATCATCGGCTACTGGTACAGCTTCAACGGTGTCGGTATTGCCTTTGGCGGTTTGATCGGTTACGGCATCGGACATATTGGAAGTTCACTTGCCTCTTGGAGATATGAGTTCATCATCATCGG AGCTGCATGCTCCATCTGGGCTATCATCATGGGGATTGTGCTTCCGGACGCGCCACACACTGCCAAGTGGTTGACGCGGCGAGAGAAAGTCATCGTTGTGTCTCGAAAAAGACATGATTATCACAACGTCGACCGACGTCAGTTCAAACTCGATCAAGTTATGGAGACGTTGAAAGATCCAAAGACCTATCTTTACTTCTTGCTAGGCGCTTTCGCAAACATTCCAAACGGAG CCACCAGCAATTTTGGCACTCTTGTCATCAAAGGCTTGAAGTTTAC TACAATGCAAACCACGCTTTTGCAGATTCCTTACGGTGCCTTTATCGCATTGATGATTTATATGGCCATTTATCTCAACCACAAGACCCATCATTTGAACATCCGAACACTCCTGATGTCATGTGTGACGGTCTTGACTGTGGTCGGGTTTGCCATGATGGCGTTCACCAAAGCAACTGCATCGCGTCTCATTGGCTACTACTTAACGGGCTCTTCCAACGCTGTTTTCGTTCTCGCTTTGTCCTTGGTATCGGGTAACGTAGGAGGAGTCACAAAGAGGGTACTTGCTTCGGCGTCTATTTTCTTGGGCGTGGCTTTAGGAAACATTGTTGGCCC CTATTCGTTCCTGGACTCGGAGGCGCCTGTTTATCGCACCGGTATCATTGTCTGCATGTGCAGCCGCGCAGCAGAGATCGTTGTGATCCTTGCTCTCAGGATATGCTTCGTCATTCCAAACAACCGTAGAGATAAGAAGTTTGCggaaggagatgagagGTACGATCCGGACGTTCAGGTCTTTGACGATATTACGGACCAGCAGAACTTGCATTTCCGTTACGTCG CCTAA
- a CDS encoding L-aminoadipate-semialdehyde dehydrogenase, putative (Similar to TIGR gene model, INSD accession AAW45790.1) → MPVPTFLAQSVTELISLRAETQANDAAIHTGSSEYGEKLMTLTYLDLSKAVDRLAAHYAALNIQPECGLSEVPPERIVAVLTSTAIDETLLEIALAKLGLASLLLSVNNSTAAVAHLCKVTKSAFLIYGPKFEETAQDAQKLLAQEGIEIGIIPETRYPLWGPEGVRESKVALYPPRLTPQQESKRTCVVLHSSGSTGFPKPVFISHYGLLANAAQSLPKTGFSALPLFHGFGHFSVFRCIYHGKTFTLMPPNLPLTSANICRIIRSSPTPPVQHFAVPYVLKLLGETEEGIQTLANFEAVSFAGAAVPDDLGDRLVEAGVNLISFYGTTETGALMTSRRDFDSDKGWNWLRAEGPIADYLELIPQGSDTFEAVVKDGWPAKIMSNREDGAYCTKDLVLRHPQHKTWFKYIGRLDDTLTQTLGEKTNPVPIELAIRGNSSLIQECIVFGDGRPQTGALILPSEQGAELSKDKKAYIEAIWPVIADANSHAPTHSRILPEMVDVLPYGTEIPVATKMSILRPACYRKFASIIDAIYERFERGTGEPKQDISSKPEMESFLNSTILQALGDKAGPDLSPSTDLFSYGVDSLQATRVRNVITKSLELGDAKIGQNIVYEYPSISQLADYLLEVKSGKTGQNGPEKDYKAMWEMVERYTAQLIKEDSSAADSDVNSNGHFSHVIVLTGATGSLGAHILDQLVRRPDVSKVVCLSRAKSHEDSLLRVQGSLSQRLRTLTPECESKIVSYAADVNRPDLGLSAEEYEGLRRESTAVIHNAWPVNFVLSIDSYNEHIGGATNLLNLTLKSPKKVKPAFFFSSSVGTRQGQTELVVGEDFPESPVTAHALGYGRSKWVVEKIMEKAGKETKARCGVLRIGQLAGDTENGVWNETEAWPLMFKTVDVIRALPMLDEKPSWLPVNQAAATISEIVTSTSITSTPSSALVYHVLNPYLASWSDILSGLTAAGLKFDIVSRAEWLDRLSKSNPDVTVNPTYKLLGFYQNRLGKKDERPTLEFKVDRTEKESATMRDQVKKVMPELAAVWAKRWRQSGFLH, encoded by the exons ATGCCAGTCCCGACTTTCCTCGCTCAATCAGTTACGGAGCTCATCTCTCTTCGAGCTG AGACCCAAGCCAATGACGCCGCAATTCATACTGGCTCCTCAGAATATGGGGAAAAACTTATGACACTCAC ATATTTAGATCTTTCCAAGGCGGTGGATCGATTAGCAGCTCATTACGCTGCACTTAACATTCAGCCTGAATGTGGGCTAAGCGAGGTTCCTCCGGAGCGCATCGTTGCTGTCCTCACATCCACGGCGATTGACGAGACTTTGCTGGAAATCGCGCTCGCAAAACTCGGATTGGCCTCCTTATTACTCTCTGTAAACAACTCCACTGCAGCAGTCGCCCATCTATGCAAGGTCACCAAGAGTGCTTTCCTCATTTATGGTCCGAAGTTCGAGGAGACGGCCCAGGATGCCCAGAAGCTTTTAGCTCAGGAGGGCATTGAGATCGGA ATCATTCCCGAAACAAGATATCCTCTCTGGGGTCCCGAGGGTGTTCGAGAGTCCAAGGTTGCTCTTTACCCACCTAGGCTCACTCCTCAGCAAGAAAGCAAACGTACTTGTGTTGTCCTCCACTCTTCCGGCTCTACAGGCTTCCCTAAACCAGTATTCATCAGTCACTACGGCCTTCTCGCCAATGCAGCCCAGTCGTTGCCGAAGACAGGCTTTTCTGCTTTGCCCTTATTCCATGGATTTGGACACTTTTCTGT CTTTCGATGTATTTACCACGGCAAGACATTTACCCTTATGCCCCCGAACCTTCCCCTCACTTCTGCCAACATCTGCCGTATCATTCGAAGCTCTCCAACTCCCCCAGTTCAACATTTCGCTGTGCCATACGTCCTGAAGCTTTTGGGTGAGACTGAAGAAGGTATTCAAACTCTCGCCAATTTCGAGGCCGTGTCCTTTGCGGGCGCCGCTGTACCCGATGATCTCGGTGATAGGTTGGTGGAGGCCGGAGTCAACTTGATCTCTTTCTATGGTACCACTG AGACGGGCGCCCTCATGACCTCTCGTCGAGATTTTGACTCAGACAAAGGATGGAACTGGCTTCGAGCCGAAGGCCCCATTGCCGACTACCTCGAGCTTATCCCTCAAGGTTCAGATACTTTTGAGGCAGTTGTGAAGGATGGATGGCCCGCTAAGATTATGAGTAACAGGGAAGATGGTGCCTATTGCACAAAGGATTTGGTCTTGAGACACCCTCAACACAAGACATGGTTCAAGTATATTGGAAGATTGGACGATACCCTTACTCAGACTTTGGGTGAAAAGACCAACCCTGTACCTATTGAGCTTGCCATT CGAGGAAATTCCTCCCTCATACAAGAATGCATCGTCTTTGGTGATGGCCGTCCACAGACTGGAGCCCTCATTCTTCCTTCTGAGCAAGGTGCTGAGCTGAGCAAAGACAAGAAGGCATATATTGAAGCTATCTGGCCCGTCATTGCCGATGCCAACTCTCACGCTCCCACCCACTCTCGTATCCTCCCGGAGATGGTTGATGTCTTACCGTACGGTACTGAGATCCCTGTT GCTACCAAGATGTCTATTCTCAGACCTGCTTGTTATAGGAAGTTCGCATCTATCATCGACGCCATCTACGAGCGTTTCGAACGGGGTACTGGCGAGCCCAAGCAAGACATCTCTTCGAAGCCCGAGATGGAATCCTTCCTTAACAGCACTATCCTTCAGGCTTTGGGTGACAAAGCCGGTCCTGATCTTTCACCCTCCACAGACCTCTTCTCTTACGGCGTCGACTCCCTCCAAGCTACCCGAGTTCGTAATGTAATCACCAAGTCTCTCGAGCTCGGTGATGCCAAGATTGGACAGAACATTGTTTATGAATACCCCTCGATCTCCCAACTGGCCGACTATTTGCTTGAGGTCAAGAGTGGCAAAACTGGGCAGAATGGACCTGAGAAGGATTACAAGGCTATGTGGGAGATGGTTGAGCGTTACACTGCTCAGCTCATCAAAGAAGACTCATCAGCTGCTGACAGCGACGTCAATTCCAACGGCCACTTCAGTCACGTAATCGTTCTCACCGGTGCTACCGGTTCCCTCGGTGCTCATATTCTCGATCAGCTTGTCCGTCGACCAGACGTCAGCAAAGTCGTCTGTTTGTCTCGTGCCAAGTCCCACGAAGACTCCCTTCTTCGTGTGCAAGGATCTCTCTCCCAACGACTACGCACGTTGACCCCCGAATGTGAATCGAAGATTGTTTCTTACGCCGCGGACGTCAACCGGCCTGACCTTGGTCTCTCTGCTGAGGAGTACGAAGGTCTCCGCCGAGAATCTACAGCTGTCATCCACAATGCTTGGCCTGTCAACTTTGTGCTCTCTATTGACTCTTATAACGAACACATTGGAGGTGCCACCAACCTTCTTAACTTGACCCTCAAGTCTCCCAAGAAGGTCAAGCCCgcattcttcttctcctcttctgtCGGTACAAGACAGGGTCAGACAGAACTTGTTGTAGGCGAAGACTTCCCTGAAAGTCCTGTGACTGCTCATGCATTGGGGTATGGGAGAAGTAAGTGGGTTGTGGAAAAGATCATGGAGAAGGCTGGCAAAGAGACGAAAGCGAGGTGTGGTGTTTTGAGGATCGGTCAGTTGGCTGGTGATACCgaaaa TGGGGTATGGAATGAAACAGAAGCATGGCCTCTGATGTTCAAGACAGTTGACGTCATTCGAGCTCTTCCCATGCTTGACGAG AAACCGTCCTGGCTCCCAGTGAACCAAGCAGCGGCAACCATTTCTGAGATCGTTACTTCCACCTCTATCACCTCTACCCCATCGTCCGCTTTGGTGTACCACGTTCTCAACCCGTACTTGGCCTCGTGGTCGGACATCCTCTCTGGCCTGACGGCTGCTGGCCTCAAGTTCGACATCGTGTCTCGTGCCGAATGGCTCGATCGTCTCTCTAAATCTAATCCTGATGTGACGGTGAACCCGACTTACAAGTTGCTCGGATTCTATCAGAATAGGCtggggaagaaggacgaGAGGCCAACACTTGAATTCAAGGTAGACAGAACGGAGAAAGAATCTGCGACAATGAGGGATCAGGTGAAGAAGGTTATGCCAGAGTTGGCGGCTGTTTGGGCGAAGCGATGGAGGCAGTCTGGTTTCTTGCATTAG
- a CDS encoding uncharacterized protein (Similar to TIGR gene model, INSD accession AAW45789.1), giving the protein MSLKVPNRPAEILTPFPRPDPSPEGLKILRQICRKAVESDEVYSVTFSDFLCPEGKNHLFTLKPYFWEVEPGKWDCDKPGGQKQLETAAITIHNLALGAAYLPEFRNRCIQRLEQILNVFFIDAETRMVPEVWYAQCNPGSKPLKGDYAFEIALRNIILVDQGMRLAASFLNKRTVHNLANWIATQAKWIRDSDQGAAARKYEDNKRIWLEAITASHLSFISPPEGKSYAISFFQTYAPSHFPKKFFEHELQRTRPRHYTLFALEPLFILAELTLPSSRRLDGHIAQYLRGLLEFAKQVAPGEIERPLEEQGRYEGRWQWYERMLAGWTGQGERGGGEPDGRAWDGGFTQRMRMIWGFI; this is encoded by the exons ATGTCCCTTAAGGTCCCCAATAGACCCGCCGAAATCCTCACCCCATTCCCACGACCCGACCCTTCTCCCGAAGGTCTCAAGATCCTCCGCCAGATTTGCCGGAAAGCCGTCGAGTCGGATGAGGTCTACTCTGTGACTTTCTCGGACTTCCTCTGTCCAGAAGGCAAGAACCACCTGTTCACTCTCAAACCTTACTTTTGGGAGGTAGAACCCGGGAAATGGG ACTGCGATAAGCCTGGGGGACAAAAGCAACTGGAAACTGCTGCTATCACGATCCACAACCTTGCCCTTGGCGCCGCCTACCTGCCCGAGTTCAGGAATAGATGTATTCAGCGGCTGGAGCAGATTCTGAACGTCTTTTTCATTGACGCAGAGACAAG AATGGTTCCCGAGGTATGGTATGCCCAATGCAACCCGGGCAGCAAGCCGCTGAAAGGAGATTATGCGTTCGAGATCGCT CTCCGAAACATCATCCTGGTTGACCAAGGCATGCGTTTGGCAGCCTCTTTCCTGAACAAGAGAACCGTCCATAACTTGGCTAATTGGATCGCAACTCAAGCAAAGTGGATCAGAGATTCCGATCAAGGTGCCGCTGCTCGAAAGTACGAGGATAATAAGCGAATATGGCTTGAAGCAATT ACTGCCTCCCACctttccttcatctcccCACCAGAGGGTAAATCTTATGCCATCTCATTCTTCCAAACTTATGCCCCCTCTCATTTCCCTAAAAAGTTTTTTGAACACGAACTCCAACGTACCCGTCCTAGACATTATACTCTCTTTGCCCTCGAGCCGCTCTTCATCCTTGCCGAACTTAcccttccctcctctcGTAGGCTGGACGGACACATCGCCCAATATCTCCGTGGCCTCCTTGAATTTGCAAAGCAAGTAGCTCCTGGGGAAATTGAGAGACCCCTTGAGGAGCAAGGAAGGTATGAGGGGCGATGGCAATGGTACGAGCGGATGTTGGCGGGTTGGACGGGTCAGGGAGAAAGGGGCGGAGGCGAGCCAGACGGGAGGGCCTGGGACGGAGGGTTCACCCaaaggatgaggatgattTGGGGGTTCATCTGA